A genomic stretch from Hemiscyllium ocellatum isolate sHemOce1 chromosome 27 unlocalized genomic scaffold, sHemOce1.pat.X.cur. SUPER_27_unloc_30, whole genome shotgun sequence includes:
- the LOC132808083 gene encoding zinc finger protein 664-like — MEKAKESRPLEKPWKCGDCGKSFCFPSDLEIHGRSHTRERPISCPECGTGFSNSCHLLGRQRVHIWERPFSCPECGKAFSNSSVLQRHQRVHTSNRRFPCPECGKSFSNSSCLLKHQGVHTGERPIRCPKCCKIFSSSSILQRHQRVHTGERPFACPESRKVFSYSSVLLTHRRVHMLEKTLQLLQVRKGL; from the coding sequence ATGGAGAAAGCCAAGGAATCCCGTCCCTTGGAGAAgccatggaagtgtggcgactgtgggaaaaGCTTCTGTTTCCCTTCTGACCTGGAGATTCATGGGCgcagtcacaccagggagaggccgatctcctgccctgagtgcgggacgGGCTTCAGCAATTCCTGCCACCTGCTGGGCCGTCAGCGGGTCCACATTTGGGAgagacccttcagctgccctgagtgcgggaaggccttcagcaattcttcTGTACtgcagaggcaccagcgggtccacacgagCAACAGGCGTttcccctgccccgagtgtggaaagagcttcagcaattcctcctgcCTGTTGAAGCACCAGGGGGTCCACACGGGAGAGAGGCCCATCAGATGTCCCAAGTGCTGCAAGATCTTCAGCAGTTCCTCCATTCtgcagaggcaccagcgggtccacacaggcgAGAGGCCATTCGCCTGCCCCGAAAGCAGGAAGGTATTCAGCTATTCTTCCGTCCTGCTGACCCACCGCCGTGTCCACATGTTGGAGAAAACCCTTCAGCTGCTCCAAGTGCGGAAAGGCCTTTAA